A genome region from Natranaeroarchaeum sulfidigenes includes the following:
- a CDS encoding universal stress protein translates to MNDRILLPYDGSDPAKDALQYTLETFPESELHVLYVVPEPEGYWMAFKDDDSDPPGYEKARQRGAELVSEAAETASEHGSDVETEIARGQPEDVIVDRAEREDIETVVIGSHGREGFSRILLGSVAETVVHRSSVPVVVVR, encoded by the coding sequence ATGAACGACCGGATACTGCTACCGTACGATGGCTCCGACCCAGCGAAGGACGCCCTCCAGTATACCCTCGAAACGTTTCCGGAATCCGAGCTACATGTGCTCTACGTCGTGCCCGAACCAGAAGGGTACTGGATGGCGTTCAAAGACGACGATAGTGACCCACCAGGATATGAAAAGGCTCGACAACGTGGAGCCGAACTGGTCTCCGAAGCCGCCGAGACGGCGTCCGAGCACGGCAGTGATGTCGAAACGGAGATCGCAAGGGGCCAGCCCGAAGATGTCATCGTCGACCGGGCGGAACGCGAGGATATTGAGACGGTCGTGATCGGAAGCCACGGTCGAGAAGGATTCTCCCGTATACTGCTCGGTAGCGTCGCCGAGACAGTCGTCCATCGGTCGTCAGTCCCCGTAGTGGTTGTTCGATAG
- a CDS encoding AMP phosphorylase gives MQLKATTIDIGTSRPIVLLNVDDADELGAHPLDRVRIDHAQETTTGIVKRTERLVEQGTIGLTEPLHRIRGTVTVTVAGRPHSVEYVRKKLDDIELAANELETIVHDIHEKRLSDIELGAFVSAVYANGLSIEETENLTQSMSNVGETLRWEPPVVPDKHSIGGVAGNCVTPIIVAIIAEAGLTIPKTSSRAVTSPAGTADVMEVFCEVEFTTDEIKSIVTETNGCLVWGGGVALSPVDDEIIRAENPLSIDPAGLLIASVLSKKRSVGSTHVVIDIPYGEGAKVQSLVGARELADNIKRVGSHLDMDVTCAITHGSDPIGRGIGPVLEARDVLAVLEGNGPESLRLKSIRLAEMLLDHCGVDASPTDILDSGGALNRFRRILVAQNGDPEISADDLVPGDESMTRRSDRDGIVTGVDNRQLCELARRAGAPLDSRAGLVVHQSAGDRVVEGDSLYTLYAEQPAKLVEAESLGERLEPVRVRGKADALVERR, from the coding sequence ATGCAACTCAAGGCTACCACGATCGACATCGGAACGAGTCGCCCGATCGTGTTGCTGAACGTAGACGACGCGGACGAACTCGGTGCGCACCCACTCGATCGCGTCCGAATCGACCACGCCCAGGAGACGACGACAGGAATTGTCAAGCGAACGGAACGGCTAGTCGAACAGGGGACGATCGGCCTCACCGAACCGCTCCACCGGATTCGGGGAACGGTCACAGTGACGGTCGCGGGACGCCCCCACTCGGTGGAGTACGTACGAAAGAAGCTGGACGATATCGAACTCGCCGCGAACGAACTCGAGACGATCGTTCACGATATTCACGAAAAACGTCTTTCGGACATCGAACTCGGCGCGTTCGTTTCTGCTGTCTATGCGAATGGACTTTCGATTGAAGAAACCGAGAACCTGACTCAGTCGATGAGCAACGTCGGCGAGACGCTTCGGTGGGAACCGCCGGTCGTCCCGGACAAACACTCAATTGGCGGAGTGGCCGGGAACTGTGTCACGCCGATTATCGTCGCGATCATCGCCGAAGCCGGGCTGACGATACCCAAGACTTCTTCACGTGCGGTGACCTCCCCAGCAGGGACGGCAGACGTCATGGAAGTCTTCTGTGAGGTGGAGTTCACGACTGACGAGATCAAATCAATCGTCACTGAGACCAACGGCTGTCTGGTCTGGGGCGGCGGTGTGGCACTCTCGCCCGTCGACGATGAGATTATCCGTGCGGAAAACCCGCTGTCGATCGACCCGGCTGGCCTGCTCATCGCGTCCGTTCTCTCGAAGAAGCGTAGTGTCGGCTCGACTCACGTGGTGATCGATATTCCCTACGGTGAGGGAGCGAAAGTACAGAGTCTCGTCGGAGCACGAGAGCTCGCGGACAATATCAAACGCGTCGGCTCGCACCTCGACATGGACGTCACCTGTGCAATTACTCACGGATCTGATCCGATCGGTCGTGGCATCGGTCCGGTGCTTGAAGCCAGAGACGTGCTTGCCGTGCTCGAAGGTAACGGCCCGGAATCGCTCCGACTGAAGTCCATTCGGCTCGCTGAAATGCTGCTCGATCACTGTGGTGTCGACGCATCGCCGACCGATATTCTCGACTCCGGTGGCGCACTGAATCGGTTCCGACGCATACTCGTCGCTCAGAACGGGGATCCGGAGATTAGTGCCGACGATCTGGTGCCTGGGGATGAGTCGATGACTCGGCGGTCGGACCGAGATGGGATTGTGACGGGGGTCGACAACCGACAGCTCTGTGAGCTAGCACGCCGGGCAGGAGCCCCGCTCGACAGTCGCGCTGGACTGGTGGTCCATCAGTCGGCCGGCGACAGGGTGGTGGAGGGGGACTCACTGTACACACTCTACGCTGAACAACCGGCCAAGCTCGTGGAGGCGGAATCGCTGGGGGAGCGTCTCGAACCGGTTCGTGTGCGGGGCAAGGCGGATGCTCTCGTCGAGCGCAGATAA
- a CDS encoding universal stress protein yields the protein MIEHVLTPIDGSDEAFAALSYSCSMFPDANHVTFHVINPTMKRYEGHGYDAGWLTTAKREAEEYHETAREIAQQNDVTVTDSVTEQGDPAREIVNYSAEQGIEHIVMGSVGRSSLGNLVVGSVAKTVTRRTPTPVTVVRNIETSEVDPPHDTLVAIDGSEQAYQALEYTLKELPSATVSVLYVVEPSLQLPISDTEAGASGGTAERGENDADVILETAQRRADEHDRTIETASRRGKPSRMILEHVAEHDFDHLVVGHSGQSGWHNILLGSVAETLVFRSPVPVTVVR from the coding sequence ATGATCGAACATGTGCTTACCCCGATCGACGGTTCGGACGAGGCGTTTGCTGCACTGTCGTATAGCTGCAGCATGTTCCCCGACGCAAACCACGTGACGTTTCACGTAATAAACCCCACGATGAAACGGTACGAGGGCCACGGATACGACGCGGGCTGGCTCACAACGGCAAAGCGCGAAGCCGAGGAGTACCACGAGACCGCACGAGAGATAGCCCAGCAGAACGACGTGACGGTAACGGACTCGGTAACGGAACAGGGCGACCCTGCCCGAGAAATCGTCAACTACAGCGCAGAACAGGGGATCGAGCATATCGTGATGGGGAGTGTTGGACGTTCGAGCCTCGGGAACCTGGTCGTTGGTAGCGTTGCGAAGACGGTGACTCGACGCACACCCACGCCCGTCACTGTCGTGCGGAATATCGAAACTTCAGAAGTAGACCCCCCTCACGATACCCTCGTCGCTATCGATGGTTCAGAGCAGGCCTATCAGGCGCTCGAGTACACCCTGAAAGAGCTTCCCTCCGCAACGGTCTCTGTCCTGTACGTCGTTGAGCCATCACTGCAGCTACCGATTTCTGATACCGAAGCGGGAGCATCCGGGGGAACCGCTGAGCGCGGGGAAAACGATGCGGACGTAATCCTCGAAACGGCACAGCGACGGGCCGACGAACACGACAGGACCATCGAGACCGCATCCAGACGTGGAAAGCCGTCACGGATGATTCTCGAACACGTTGCGGAACACGATTTCGATCACCTCGTTGTCGGCCATTCCGGGCAATCGGGATGGCACAATATACTTCTGGGGAGTGTCGCCGAAACACTGGTTTTCCGATCCCCTGTCCCGGTAACCGTCGTCCGGTAG
- a CDS encoding DUF5805 domain-containing protein: MSSEDAVDTSRTSVKTYVPAYQKTQWKAHADELGMSQSEFVRMMVQAGRRGFGASPEELQEPPNAEPGTTEQTDSAAQQPAQTGALGDRVLTLLEREGTLSWDDLVEALTDDIEERLDDTMAELQDESKVRYSGRHGGYTLSE, translated from the coding sequence ATGAGCAGCGAGGACGCAGTCGACACGTCCCGAACGTCCGTCAAGACGTACGTCCCGGCGTATCAAAAAACGCAGTGGAAAGCACACGCCGACGAGCTCGGCATGAGCCAGAGCGAGTTCGTCCGCATGATGGTGCAGGCCGGTCGGCGAGGATTTGGTGCGAGTCCGGAGGAACTCCAGGAACCCCCGAACGCGGAGCCCGGAACGACCGAACAGACCGATTCAGCCGCACAGCAGCCAGCGCAGACAGGAGCGCTCGGCGATCGAGTACTGACATTGCTCGAACGCGAGGGCACGCTCTCGTGGGACGACCTGGTTGAGGCGCTCACCGACGACATCGAGGAGCGCCTGGACGACACGATGGCCGAGCTACAGGACGAGAGTAAGGTTCGGTACAGCGGTCGCCACGGCGGGTATACACTCTCAGAATGA
- a CDS encoding sugar ABC transporter substrate-binding protein, with amino-acid sequence MDRRTVLKSAGGIVAASSLSGCLNGGDAPGDASIWHELPDPLAAALETGVDAYEAETGSQISVQEFSALESQLSTAVDGGSPPELYTWTHDRVGNHHDRGFLFDATGYLDLDVEETFTELAAQAVRTPDGEETIGLPRSAEVPTLLYNREYLDSPPETLDELVAQAEEFHAPDDEQYGFTCPGRAYFISAYLLAFGGFVSRLDEDGIPELGIEDDEFHEGMELYREELSELQPPGLDYDTQTDAFASGDALFHINGPWAVDGLHDAAVELGVTSLPEIDGGELSPYAGISIWYFTTAMTDDEGDDRRDTALDFAEWYCTSDEIADRMATEHSRVPVVTDVDTEALTDDIEGFYQTFTQATLQPAHREMDAVWGPLDDAIVDILENGDGIAERLTAAAEVIREDWE; translated from the coding sequence ATGGATCGACGAACGGTGCTCAAGAGTGCGGGCGGAATCGTCGCCGCAAGCTCGCTGTCGGGGTGTCTGAACGGTGGGGATGCCCCCGGTGACGCAAGCATCTGGCACGAACTCCCCGATCCCCTTGCAGCCGCGCTGGAGACAGGCGTCGATGCGTACGAAGCCGAGACGGGGTCCCAGATTAGCGTTCAGGAGTTCTCCGCTCTGGAGAGCCAGCTTTCGACGGCGGTCGACGGCGGGAGTCCTCCCGAGCTGTACACGTGGACGCACGACCGCGTCGGCAACCACCACGATCGGGGGTTTCTGTTCGACGCAACCGGGTATCTCGACCTGGATGTCGAGGAAACGTTTACCGAACTCGCTGCACAGGCGGTTCGGACTCCTGATGGCGAGGAGACGATTGGCCTGCCGCGATCGGCCGAGGTACCGACGCTGCTGTACAACCGAGAGTATCTCGACAGCCCGCCCGAGACGCTCGACGAACTGGTGGCTCAGGCAGAGGAGTTTCACGCACCTGACGACGAGCAGTACGGCTTCACCTGTCCGGGACGAGCGTACTTCATCAGTGCGTATTTACTTGCCTTTGGCGGATTCGTCTCTCGCCTCGACGAGGACGGCATCCCGGAGCTCGGGATCGAGGACGACGAGTTTCACGAGGGAATGGAACTGTACCGGGAAGAGCTCTCCGAGTTACAGCCGCCAGGACTGGATTATGACACCCAGACGGATGCCTTTGCCAGCGGTGATGCGCTGTTTCACATCAACGGACCGTGGGCAGTGGATGGCCTGCACGACGCAGCGGTTGAGCTCGGTGTCACATCACTGCCGGAGATCGACGGTGGCGAACTCTCACCGTACGCGGGCATCTCCATCTGGTATTTCACGACCGCAATGACCGACGACGAAGGGGACGATCGCCGCGATACCGCGCTCGACTTCGCGGAGTGGTACTGTACAAGCGACGAAATCGCAGACAGGATGGCCACGGAACACTCGCGTGTGCCTGTCGTTACCGATGTCGATACCGAGGCACTGACCGATGACATCGAGGGGTTCTACCAGACGTTCACGCAGGCGACCCTGCAGCCAGCACACCGGGAGATGGACGCGGTCTGGGGGCCGCTTGACGACGCCATCGTCGATATCCTCGAGAACGGCGACGGTATTGCCGAGCGTCTCACGGCGGCAGCAGAGGTGATTCGAGAAGACTGGGAGTAG
- the idsA3 gene encoding geranylfarnesyl diphosphate synthase, with protein MTGTEARNDRVLEAVRQRRELVNDAIPEELPIVEPERLYEASRYLLDAGGKRLRPTVSLLVAESLADTDSSDIEYRSFPTLEHDDEIDMLSAAISVEVIQSFTLIHDDIMDDDDLRRGVPAVHREYDLETAILAGDTLYSKAFEIMIETNAPSDQMVEALDVLASTCTHICEGQAHDVAFETRNDVLPEEYLDMVEQKTAVLYGAAACLPAILMGSDEETVEALYGYGLDIGRGFQIQDDVLDLTVPSETLGKQRGSDLVENKQTLLTLHAREHGVDIESLIETDSVDAVTEEEIDEAVAALEAAGSIDYARDMAAEFVDSGKERLEVLPDNESRDLLEELADYLIERGY; from the coding sequence ATGACAGGGACCGAGGCCCGAAACGATCGCGTGTTGGAGGCAGTTCGCCAGCGCCGCGAACTTGTCAACGACGCGATTCCGGAAGAACTCCCCATCGTCGAGCCAGAACGGCTCTACGAGGCCTCGCGGTATCTCCTCGACGCTGGCGGAAAGCGGCTTCGACCGACGGTATCGTTACTTGTCGCAGAGTCGCTTGCGGACACCGACTCCTCCGATATCGAGTACCGATCCTTTCCGACACTCGAACACGACGATGAGATCGACATGCTATCGGCGGCGATTAGCGTTGAGGTGATTCAGTCGTTTACCCTGATCCATGACGACATTATGGATGACGACGACCTGCGGCGTGGCGTCCCGGCAGTCCACCGCGAGTACGATCTAGAGACTGCGATTCTCGCGGGCGATACCCTCTACTCGAAGGCCTTCGAGATTATGATTGAGACGAATGCGCCGTCCGATCAGATGGTCGAGGCACTCGATGTTCTCGCCTCGACGTGCACTCACATCTGTGAGGGTCAGGCACATGATGTGGCCTTTGAGACCCGCAACGACGTCCTGCCCGAGGAGTACCTCGACATGGTCGAGCAGAAGACAGCGGTACTGTACGGAGCCGCCGCGTGCCTTCCGGCAATCCTGATGGGATCGGACGAGGAGACTGTCGAGGCACTGTATGGATACGGGCTCGATATCGGACGAGGATTCCAGATTCAGGATGACGTCCTCGATCTGACTGTCCCGAGCGAGACACTTGGCAAGCAGCGCGGAAGCGATCTCGTCGAGAACAAACAGACGCTCCTTACGCTGCACGCCAGAGAGCACGGTGTCGATATCGAATCTCTGATCGAGACAGACTCGGTAGATGCGGTTACCGAAGAAGAGATCGACGAGGCAGTTGCGGCGCTCGAAGCGGCTGGCAGTATCGACTACGCGCGTGATATGGCTGCCGAATTCGTCGATTCGGGGAAAGAGCGACTCGAAGTTCTCCCCGATAACGAGTCACGTGATCTGCTAGAGGAGCTCGCGGACTACCTGATCGAACGCGGGTACTGA
- a CDS encoding DUF502 domain-containing protein codes for MDWVKRDLGSGFVVLVPILVSLYALRWFYLLIAGLPLFNDIDPSPVGVALSILLVGVVVFSVGYFMRTAIGELVSDVLDWVMNRVPGFRIVYNASQMAVETAVYDSTELNQPVKVNLWGDLRMTAFKTGKQTRDGKHLLFVPTSPNVTSGFVIELDDEKFVEVDESVEDALIRVLSAGFGEQNGRTSSRQPSDD; via the coding sequence ATGGACTGGGTAAAACGGGACCTCGGCAGCGGATTCGTGGTGCTCGTGCCCATTCTGGTGTCCCTGTACGCGTTGCGGTGGTTCTATCTCCTTATCGCCGGTCTCCCGCTGTTCAACGACATCGATCCGTCGCCGGTCGGCGTCGCACTGAGCATTCTACTCGTTGGTGTTGTCGTTTTCAGTGTCGGTTATTTCATGCGGACGGCCATCGGCGAACTCGTCTCGGACGTGCTGGACTGGGTGATGAACCGCGTTCCGGGCTTTCGGATCGTCTACAATGCCTCCCAGATGGCGGTCGAAACCGCCGTCTACGACTCGACGGAACTCAACCAGCCTGTGAAGGTGAACCTCTGGGGGGATCTACGAATGACTGCATTCAAAACTGGGAAACAAACGAGAGACGGGAAACACCTCCTCTTCGTTCCTACGTCACCCAACGTTACCAGCGGCTTCGTTATCGAACTCGACGATGAGAAGTTCGTCGAAGTCGACGAAAGCGTTGAGGACGCACTGATCCGCGTGCTCAGCGCCGGGTTCGGCGAGCAGAACGGACGAACGAGTTCACGACAGCCGTCCGACGACTAG
- a CDS encoding 2-oxo acid dehydrogenase subunit E2, with protein MTERVQRGDCDMSDLRGGTVTVTNLGVLGVDSFTPVINPPEVAILGVGRIRERARPAEDGVEFRRQLTLDLSFDHRVVDGADAARFLESLAEYVENATQHAADGE; from the coding sequence CTGACCGAGCGCGTCCAGCGTGGTGACTGCGACATGAGCGACCTCCGTGGCGGCACGGTCACGGTTACGAATCTCGGCGTGCTCGGCGTCGACTCCTTCACCCCGGTTATCAACCCGCCCGAAGTGGCGATACTTGGCGTCGGGCGCATCCGAGAACGCGCCCGACCTGCAGAGGACGGAGTCGAGTTTCGCCGACAGCTCACGCTCGATTTGAGCTTCGATCACCGGGTCGTCGATGGGGCGGACGCAGCACGCTTCCTGGAGAGCCTCGCCGAATACGTCGAAAACGCGACCCAGCACGCCGCGGACGGTGAGTGA
- a CDS encoding DUF555 domain-containing protein, translating into MSNYLVVMEAAWLVRDVNSIDDAIGVAVSEAGKRLNQQDMDYVEVDVGATGCPACGEPFDSAFIAADTALVGLVLEMEVFNADSEEHAQRIAKSEVGGTLRDVPLSVVETIEYEDEGELEDGSEP; encoded by the coding sequence ATGAGCAACTATCTCGTTGTGATGGAGGCCGCATGGTTGGTTCGTGACGTTAACTCGATCGATGACGCAATCGGCGTCGCGGTTAGCGAAGCCGGAAAGCGTCTGAATCAGCAGGATATGGACTACGTCGAGGTCGACGTCGGTGCGACGGGCTGTCCGGCCTGCGGAGAGCCGTTCGACTCGGCCTTTATTGCGGCCGATACTGCCCTGGTGGGTCTGGTACTGGAAATGGAGGTGTTCAATGCTGACAGTGAAGAACACGCCCAGCGGATCGCAAAGAGCGAGGTCGGCGGCACCCTCCGTGACGTTCCGCTATCCGTCGTCGAGACGATCGAATACGAGGATGAAGGCGAGCTGGAAGACGGATCTGAACCCTGA
- a CDS encoding universal stress protein, translating into MPADGSDAAERAARTALDVAERYGADIRVVYVVDPTAYDLGDAPRSIVGLLKTGGNAAVEEVATMAREGGLDVATTVRRGVPAEELFSYASMVDSDLLAMGTRGRSVGSGRLLGSTTARIVRRSSIPVLTVN; encoded by the coding sequence GTGCCGGCCGACGGCAGTGATGCTGCAGAACGCGCCGCAAGGACTGCACTCGATGTCGCCGAGAGGTACGGCGCTGACATCCGCGTCGTCTACGTCGTCGATCCTACAGCGTACGATCTGGGGGATGCTCCTCGCAGTATCGTCGGCCTGCTCAAAACGGGCGGAAACGCTGCCGTCGAGGAGGTCGCAACGATGGCTCGCGAGGGGGGACTCGATGTCGCGACGACGGTTCGCCGTGGCGTGCCCGCCGAGGAGCTGTTCTCGTACGCCTCGATGGTCGACTCGGACCTCCTGGCGATGGGCACGCGCGGTCGGTCAGTCGGCTCCGGTCGTTTGCTCGGCAGTACGACGGCCCGCATCGTCCGGCGGTCGTCCATTCCTGTCCTGACCGTCAACTAG
- a CDS encoding tyrosine-type recombinase/integrase has protein sequence MSRSTTAESVDDPIAYFVQDVGYHGKTERTQAAYERVLRQFEAFLSEGTARDQTGVSIPEATHRDCMEWVHSLRADHAGSTVATYASYLHRFYGYMTQVGVLDANPMTLVVDQIEESIDTDPARREISLEEMQEFVQGITHPLDRAIVVTLLKTGLRVGELCNLDVRDVNIATDGLDAEMDVRPQLSGQLNTLYVSPDPSRGERTNGEERTASNKRKRQTVVPVDEELESVLVEWLAIRPDPVSDADPLFVSTGDSWGHRLTTDMAHTIVTEHAEARGWYRSGGGAAENVTPHYFRHFFTTHLRSETGDRGIVKYLRGDVAEDVIDTYTHNWGDRVRETYEESIYQLL, from the coding sequence ATGAGCCGGAGCACCACAGCCGAGAGCGTCGACGATCCGATCGCGTACTTCGTGCAAGACGTCGGGTATCACGGCAAGACAGAACGGACACAGGCGGCCTACGAGCGCGTTCTGCGGCAGTTCGAGGCGTTTCTGTCCGAGGGCACAGCACGAGACCAGACCGGCGTCAGCATCCCCGAGGCGACCCACAGAGACTGTATGGAGTGGGTCCACTCCCTGCGGGCGGACCACGCAGGCAGCACCGTTGCGACGTACGCGTCCTATCTCCACCGATTTTACGGGTACATGACACAGGTCGGCGTTCTCGATGCCAACCCGATGACCCTCGTCGTCGACCAGATCGAGGAGTCGATCGACACGGATCCGGCACGACGGGAGATCTCGCTCGAAGAGATGCAGGAGTTCGTCCAGGGGATCACACATCCACTGGATCGGGCAATCGTCGTGACGCTTTTGAAGACCGGGCTTCGTGTCGGCGAGCTCTGCAATCTCGACGTCCGGGACGTGAATATTGCGACCGATGGGCTTGACGCCGAAATGGATGTCAGGCCACAGCTCTCTGGGCAGCTGAACACACTATACGTCTCCCCGGATCCCTCACGCGGTGAACGAACCAACGGCGAGGAGCGCACAGCCTCGAACAAGCGAAAGCGCCAGACAGTGGTCCCAGTGGACGAGGAACTGGAGTCCGTGCTCGTCGAATGGCTGGCGATTCGGCCGGACCCGGTCTCGGATGCCGATCCGCTGTTCGTGAGCACAGGCGATTCGTGGGGGCATCGCCTGACGACGGATATGGCCCACACGATCGTCACCGAGCACGCCGAAGCGCGGGGCTGGTATCGATCAGGAGGTGGTGCCGCCGAGAACGTCACCCCTCACTACTTCCGTCACTTCTTCACGACGCATCTCCGGAGCGAGACGGGTGATCGGGGGATCGTTAAGTATCTCCGTGGGGACGTTGCGGAGGACGTGATCGACACGTACACCCACAACTGGGGCGACCGGGTACGAGAGACATACGAGGAAAGCATCTATCAGCTGTTGTGA
- a CDS encoding TrmB family transcriptional regulator, translated as MSQVGHHAPLPEGITSPRAKLVYLHIAVSGGASVQELEQTLRMSKLALFGVLDSLESAGFISQVDHRYTCKT; from the coding sequence ATGTCACAGGTCGGTCACCACGCGCCCCTGCCGGAAGGGATCACGTCACCCCGCGCGAAACTGGTCTATCTTCATATCGCTGTCTCCGGCGGCGCGTCAGTTCAGGAGCTCGAACAGACCCTCCGTATGTCGAAGCTTGCACTGTTCGGCGTACTCGATTCCCTGGAGAGTGCCGGATTCATCTCGCAGGTCGACCACCGATACACCTGCAAAACGTGA
- a CDS encoding CBS domain-containing protein: MDLPTPADLRERRNELELTQSELADRADVSQPLIARIEGGDVDPRLSTLRRIVSALAEAETGIVRAEDLMHSDVINVAPDDELSDAVRKMEEEAYSQLPVLQDGVPVGSISQGDLVHAEEGDRSEPVREFMSESFPTVSEDTTLDEVTSLLEHYKAVMVTDSGETVGILTEADIAGRLS, encoded by the coding sequence ATGGATCTTCCGACGCCTGCGGATCTGCGCGAACGCCGAAACGAACTGGAGCTGACCCAGAGCGAACTCGCGGATCGGGCCGATGTTTCTCAGCCCTTGATTGCACGGATTGAGGGTGGCGACGTCGATCCGCGGCTCTCGACGCTTCGACGGATCGTTAGCGCGCTCGCCGAAGCCGAAACGGGAATCGTTCGAGCCGAAGATCTGATGCACAGCGATGTGATCAACGTCGCCCCCGACGACGAACTGAGCGACGCTGTCAGGAAGATGGAAGAGGAAGCATACTCTCAGCTTCCGGTGCTACAGGACGGTGTTCCCGTGGGGAGCATCAGCCAGGGGGATCTGGTTCACGCCGAGGAGGGAGACCGAAGCGAACCAGTGCGAGAGTTCATGAGCGAAAGCTTTCCGACAGTCTCGGAGGATACGACCCTCGACGAGGTAACCAGCCTGCTCGAACACTACAAGGCCGTTATGGTCACTGATAGCGGTGAAACGGTTGGGATCCTCACTGAAGCGGACATCGCAGGCCGATTATCGTAA
- a CDS encoding ribonuclease J: MEIEIATIGGYEEVGRQMTAVRAGDDIVIFDMGLNLSQVLIHDNVETERMHSLDLIDMGAIPDDRIMSQLEGDVQAIVPTHGHLDHIGAISKLAHRYDAPIVASPFTIELVKQQIEGEQKFGVDNDLVKMEAGETMRIGDSGKVDLEFVNVTHSIIDAINPVLHTPEGSVVYGLDKRMDHDPVIGDPIDMKRFREIGREGNGVLCYIEDCTNANKKGRTPSESVARRHLKDALYSMEDYDGGIVATTFSSHISRVTSLVEFAKDIGRQPVLLGRSMEKYSGTAERLDFVDFPDDLGMFGHRKSVDRTFKRIMNEGKENFLPVVTGHQGEPRAMLTRMARGETPYDIQDGDKVVFSARVIPEPTNEGQRYQAEKLLGMQGARIYDDIHVSGHLCQEGHYEMLDALQPQHVIPAHQNMKGFSGYVDLASNQGYTMGRDLHVTRNGNRIQIVD, from the coding sequence ATGGAAATCGAAATTGCAACAATCGGCGGCTACGAGGAAGTCGGACGGCAGATGACTGCTGTCCGTGCAGGTGACGATATCGTTATCTTCGACATGGGACTGAACCTCTCGCAGGTTCTGATCCACGACAACGTCGAAACAGAACGGATGCACAGTCTCGATCTGATCGACATGGGAGCGATTCCGGACGATCGGATCATGAGCCAGCTCGAGGGCGACGTACAGGCAATCGTCCCGACCCACGGTCACCTCGACCACATCGGTGCGATCAGCAAGCTCGCTCACCGGTACGACGCACCGATCGTCGCGTCGCCGTTTACGATCGAGCTCGTCAAACAGCAAATCGAGGGCGAACAGAAATTCGGCGTCGACAACGATCTGGTAAAGATGGAAGCGGGCGAGACGATGCGGATCGGCGACAGCGGTAAGGTCGATCTGGAGTTCGTCAACGTCACCCACTCGATCATCGACGCGATCAATCCGGTGCTTCACACCCCGGAGGGATCGGTCGTCTACGGACTGGACAAGCGTATGGACCACGACCCGGTCATCGGCGATCCGATCGACATGAAGAGGTTCCGTGAAATCGGTCGCGAAGGGAACGGAGTCCTCTGTTACATCGAGGACTGTACGAACGCGAACAAGAAGGGTCGCACGCCCAGCGAGTCCGTCGCCCGACGTCACCTCAAAGACGCGCTCTATAGCATGGAGGACTACGACGGCGGTATCGTCGCGACGACGTTCTCCAGTCACATCTCCCGCGTCACGAGCCTCGTCGAGTTCGCCAAGGATATTGGCCGCCAGCCCGTCCTCCTCGGTCGATCGATGGAGAAGTACTCCGGTACTGCGGAACGGCTCGACTTCGTCGACTTCCCTGACGATCTGGGGATGTTCGGCCACCGAAAATCGGTCGACCGCACGTTCAAGCGGATTATGAACGAGGGCAAGGAGAACTTCCTGCCAGTCGTCACCGGCCACCAGGGCGAGCCCCGCGCGATGCTTACCCGGATGGCCCGCGGTGAGACGCCCTACGATATCCAGGACGGCGACAAGGTCGTCTTCTCGGCCCGTGTGATTCCGGAGCCGACCAACGAGGGCCAGCGCTACCAGGCCGAGAAACTGCTCGGCATGCAGGGTGCCCGGATCTACGACGACATCCACGTCTCCGGTCACCTCTGTCAGGAAGGCCACTACGAGATGCTGGACGCACTCCAGCCCCAGCACGTCATCCCGGCTCATCAGAACATGAAAGGGTTCTCGGGCTACGTCGATCTCGCGTCCAACCAGGGCTACACGATGGGCCGCGACCTCCACGTGACCCGGAACGGCAACCGCATCCAGATCGTCGACTAA